The Algiphilus sp. DNA segment TTCGGTGGCTCACGGTGGCCGTACCGGCCGCCGGTGCGCGCGGTCGACGGCGTCGATCTGGACATCGCGCGCGCCAGCACGATGGCGCTGGTCGGCGAGTCCGGCTGCGGCAAGTCGACGCTGGGCCGCGCCATCCTGCGGCTGCAGGAGCCCACTGCCGGCGAAGTGCTGCTCGACGGCCGACCGGTGACCGGCATCGGCCGGCGCGCGCTGCGCGCGCGCCGCGGCGAGATGCAGATCGTCTTCCAGGACCCCTACGCGTCGCTCAATCCGCGACGCTCGATCGGTCAGATCCTCGAGGAACCGCTGCGCGTGCATGCGCGCGGCGACCGGGCCGCACGCCGGCAGCGCGTGGCCGAGCTGCTCGACATCGTCGGCCTGCGCCCGGCCATGGCCGCGCGCTATCCGCACGAATTCTCCGGCGGCCAGCGCCAGCGCGTCGGCATCGCCCGTGCGCTGGCGCTGTCGCCGAGCTTCATCGTCGCGGACGAGGCCGTTTCGGCGCTGGACGTATCGGTGCAGGCGCAGATCCTCAATCTGCTGCGCGGCATCCAGACCGACTTCGGCATCAGCTTCCTGTTCATCTCGCACGATCTCGCCGTGGTGCGCAACATCGCGGATCGGGTGGCGGTGATGTATCTCGGGCGCATCGTCGAGCAGACCGACACCGCGACGCTGTTCGCGGCGCCGCGTCACCCCTACACGTGCGCACTGCTGTCGGCGGTGCCGGTGCCGGACCCGGAAACCAGGCGCAGCCGCATCGTGCTGCCGGGCGACGTGCCCTCCGCCACGGCGCCGCCACCGGGGTGCCCGTTCCATCCGCGCTGCCCGGAGGCCTTCGATCGCTGCCGCACGGAGACCCCGCCGCTGGTCAATGCCGCAGCGCCGGGACAGCCGGTGCACCTGGTGGCGTGCCATCTGCACCCGGCGGGCGGTGGTGGCGGCGAACCGCGATAGAACCACGGATTTCCACAGATTCCCTTTGGTCCTGGTGTGCGCCGACCTTGTCGGCGCCACCAGTCGATAATCCCCGGAATCTGTGCAATCCGTGGTTCCAGAGCTTTTCCGGATCGGCGCCCGCGTGCGATTCAGCGCTTGGCGCCGGACCGGCGAACCACCCGCACCTTGCCGCTGCCGCCACCGCCGCAGAAGAAGCGGTCGACGCCGTCCGATTCGAGTCCGGAGACCATGGTGCCGGCGGGAAGGTCGAGGCTCTCCTGCACCTCGCCGCTCGTGGCATCGATGCGGCGGATCGCCCACTCGTCGCCATCGCTGCAGCCGTGCCAGAGTCCTCCGTCGAGCCAGGTCACGCCGGTGACGAAGCGGTCGCTCTCGATGGTCCGCAGGATCGCGCCGGTCTGCGGGTCGATCTGGTGGATCCGGCGGGCACGGTACTGGCCGACCCACAGCCGGCCCTCGGCCCAGGCCATGCCGGATGCGCCGCCCTCCGGGGCCGGAATGGTGCCGAGCACGCTACCGGTCTCCGGATCCAGTTTCTGGATGCGGCCATCGGCGAGCTGGAACAGGTGCCGGCCGTCGTACGCGGTTCCGGCATCGGCGGTGACCTCCAGGGTACGCCGGATGGCGCCGCTGTCCGGGTCGAGCGCCGTCAGCCCGCGCTTGCTGGCGAACCAGATGCTGTCGCCGTCATAGGTGAGCCCGTGCACGCCCTCGACACCGGGGAAGGGACCGTGCTCCTGGATGATGTCTGCGCTTGATCGTTTCATGCGCCGCATCCTAGTCAGTCGCCAGTGTCGGTGGGAGTAACAAGGTTGTCGTGAATCCGGGCACCGAGGGCAGCGTCCAGCGACGGGCGCGGCCGCGTCCGAGCCACTGCACTTTCCCGGCGGCTGCGAGTGCTTCCAGCGACCGCTGCACGCTGCGCTGGCTCATCCCTAGCGCGGTCGCCAGCGCCGAGCTCGACCAGGTACGGCCGTCCGCCAGCATCGCCAGGACCTGTGCGTGCGCTTCGTCGACGGGCGGGGCCAGGACGACGACTTCGCCGGCGCATCGCGGTGCCAGCACATAGCCGGGCGTGGTCGCCCGGATGTCGGCGAACGGTCGTAGCACGGCACGCAGACGGCCCATCTCGACGCGCAGGCGAGCGCGATGCGATTCGTCGTCGAGGCGCAGGCGGAAGGCGCGTGTGACCAGCGCTGCGCGCGGGACGTCGTCCGGCCAGGCCTCGCCCAGCGCACGGGCAAGGGTGAACAGGACCGGACGACCGGCCAGCGCGATCGTGCTGCCGCCGTGTCGCAACGCGAACCGGCAGGCATCGACTACCAGCGCCCCCGAAGCCAGCAGGGCTTCGACCTCGGCGAGGTTGAGCAGCCGTTGCCCGCCGTTTCGCCACCGGCGCGCCGCCGGCACCCTCAGCATGCGGGTCGCGTTCCCGACCTCCGCCGCCAGCGCGGGGATCCGCGCGCTGCGCGCCGACGTCTCGGCCCGGTCCAGCGCGGCGCGCGCGTCCGCCGTGCGCAGGCGGCGCATCGCGATGCCGGCCGCGACCAGGGCGCGGATGGTCTCGGTCGCGGGCGGCAGGGTCGCGACCGGGGGAGCGCCCAGCATGGCTTCGGCCTCGTCGATGCGGCCGACCAGCAGCAGGCGCCGTGCTTCCAGGATGCCCGCGTGCGCCGCGTTCGCAGTGTCGCCGTGCGCGTCCAGCACGCTGCGGGCGGCGATCAGCGCCCGGCCCGATCTGCTCAGGTCGCGCATGGCGAAGGCCACTTCTGCCTCGGCGATGGCGCAGCGTGCCCGCTGCACGACCTCTACGGGGGCGAACGTGCGCGCCGCGCGACGCAGCAGTGCCCGCGCGCGATCGAGCTCGTCGAGCTGCGCCATCGCGATGCCGCGCAGTGCCAGGGCCGCCGCGTCGTCGCGCAGCGCCACCCGGTTGAGCGCCGCCAGCGGGTTGCCCTCGGCAAGCGCGCGCGCCGCAGCGTTGATCAACGAGTCCATCGGCGAGGCCTTCGGGATCGCGCCAAACTTGTCACTCTCGTCACGCGTTGCCCGGCGATTAGCTTCTCCCGCATCAATCGATCGCAGCGGAGAACGCGATGACACAGCATACGACCGGAACGCGCGAGGAGTGGATAGCGGCCCGACTCGCGCTGCTCGAGGAGGAGAAGGCGCTGACGCGGCGCAGCGACGAGCTGGCCCGGAAGCGGCAGGCGCTGCCGCGGGTACGGGTCGACAAGGCCTACCGCTTCGAGACCGAGACCGGGCCGGCCTCGCTGGCGGATCTGTTCGACGGCCGGTCGCAGCTCCTCGTCTACCACTTCATGTTCGGGCCCGACTACACGGCAGGGTGTCCCTCGTGCTCGTCGATCGCGGATGGCTTCGACCCCATCGTGGTCCATCTGGCCCATCACGACGTCGCGCTGGTGGCGGTCTCCCGCGCGCCGCTCGACCGCCTGCTGGCCTACAGGCGCCGCATGGGGTGGCGCTTCCCCTGGGTGTCGTCCGGGGGCAGCGACTTCAATGCCGACTTCGGCATCTGGTTCACCGAGGCGCAGCAGCGCGCAGGCGATATCGCGTACAACTACCGGCGCGAGCGCGCGCTCGACTGGCGTCCCGGTACCGAGGACACGGCTGATGCAGCTGAAGCCCGGATGGCGGCCATGTGCGGCACCGACGTGCCCACCTTCCACCGCGACCGGCCGGGCATGAGCACCTTCGTGCTCGACGACGGCGTCGTCCATCACGCCTATTCCACCTATGCACGGGGGCTGGACGGCCTGTGGAGCATGTACCAGTGGCTCGACCGGGCGCCGCTGGGGCGCAACGAGCAGGACGTCTGGTGGCGCCGCCGCGACGAGTATGGCGATGACTGACGCCGTCGATACGCGCGAGATGGCCGACTGGCTCGGTCTGGCGGCAGCGCCGGCATTCGCGGTGATGGCGGTGATCAGCGGGGTTGCGGGCGACGGCCAGCCGGCGCTCTGCACGGCAGGGGACGCAAACGCGGCATTGAACGGCATGGCGTTCATGTACCTGCTGATGAGCGTGTTCCATCTGCCTCCCTGGGTCAGGGCGCTCGGGCCGACGGTGCAACGGCACCGCGGCGCCGGATGATCGATGCGGGTCCGCTACCTCGGGATCCGGCGCGGGCATTGCGCGCGACGGTGCCCGGGGGCGACGAGGTGCTACCAGCCGCCCCCGTTCAGACGGGTATTCCGCACCGGGTAGCGCCCATTGATGCGCAGGGCGAGCGGTTCGCCGCCGATCGGTTGTGCGGCCGTGCCCGGCCGTTGTGCGTGGACGTGCAGGTGCGGTTCGGAGCTGTTCCCGGAGTTGCCGACCGCCCCCAGCAGGGCGCCTGCAGCGACCGCCTGATCCACCGCCACGCGGACCGTGCCGCGCCGGAAGTGGGCCAGCACGATCACCACCGGCCCGCACTGCAGCAGGACATGGTTGCCCAGCATGTGCGCCCGGTCCATGTCGGGGACCCGGTTGTCCGGCAGGTCGTTCGCGGTGCCTATGATGGTGCCGCTGCAGGGGGCGTGGACCGGGCGTCCGAAGCTGGCATAGCGCGCGGGGTCGGTGGGCCACCATCCGTCCATGTGCAGTCCCGCGCCATCGAGGGCGATCAGGTCCACGGCGTGACTCTGGCCGCGCCAGGCGGCGAAGCGGGGCACGGTCGGGTCGAGCGTCTTGAGATGCGCGTTCAGCAGCGGACGCGAGCCGCCATGGGCGACCAGGTAGTTGCCGGCCCCGAGCGGGTTCGGAATATCGACGACGGCGACCGGGGGCGTGGCGCGCGCCGTCAGCGCCAGGGCGCTGATCGCGCCTCCGAGTGTTGCCAGTACCGCGCCGAGCGCGAGGGCAGTCGCGGTGCGCGCCGTCGACCGCCACGCTGACGCGGGTCGCCGCCGCAGTCCGTGAACGACGGTGGCGGCGGCCCAGATGACGGCATAGACACCGGGTGTCCACCACGGCGGGAAGGTCCACAACGCCACCAGCGCCAGCAGGACGGCACCGACGCCGCAGGCCTGGGCCGCGAGCGCGGAGCGGGTGTCGGCCGGCAGGACGATCAGCCACGCCAGCAGCGCGAGCGGCAGCAGGATCTGCAGCAGTACCACGGTCATGGCCCGGGCGGCTCCGGGAACCGGATCGTGCGCACCTCGGCGCGGAAGAAGGGGAAGTAGTCCGGGGTGCCGAACTGGTTGCCGGCGTCCACTCGGAAGGGCAGGCGGTAGCCGGCGACCTCGCGGAAATCGTCGGGCAGTGCGCCGAATGGCTGCAAGCGCCATGCGCGTTCGGGGTTCGCATTGCTCCAGCGCGCGAATCGCACGCTCAGCGGGCGTCCATCACCATCGACCGTGATGTCGACCGCCTGCTCGAGGTGCTCCGCGCCGAGTGTGATGCGGGCCGTGTCGGTTCCGGTTGCCTCCCACCGCGCGCCGAATCGCGGGAGCAGGGCGGCGGGGCACCACAGGACCGCTTCCGCGACATGGCGCCCGAAGGCCGAGCGGGCGTGATCGCGGGTGCCGCCGAGGCGGGCCACGGGCAGCAGCCCGAACAGCCGGAACCGCGTCCAGTGACCGCTATCCGATCCGGACAGCCACGGCAGGCCGGTGTTGCGCATCCGCCATACGAAGCCGTGCGGCGTGGCGAGCACCTGCTCGGCGCGCATGGCGCGGTAACCCGGTCGGAACCTGGTGCCCATGCCGAACCGGCCGCCCATGCGGATCTCGGCAACCGTGCGCAGCCGGGTACCGGGCGCGATCGCGAAAGTGAAGTAGCGCCGGGCTGGTTCCGGCAGCGCCAGGATCTCGGCGGGTTCGAACGGGATGTCGTCGGCGGGCTGGCAGCGCAGCAGCCGCCGCCACTCGGCGCGATCGTCGCGCGCATCGCACGCCCGCAGCGCCAGCAGGGCGGCGACGGCAGCGAGCAGCGGTACGGGCAGCCAGATCAGCAAGGGGGCACCACCAGCGGTTGCGAACCGGCTCAGTGTGCGGTCGCCGCGCGGCCGGCATGCTGATCTGCGTCAACGACCCGACGCGCACCGGATACCCCGCGCCCGCCAGGCGCGTCGCACATGCGGCAGCCGCATTCGGGACACAATAGCGGGATCGCGCCGAGTCTGGTCCGGCCCGCACGCAGCACTCACGATCCTTCCCGATGACCATACAGAAGCTCCCCACCGAACTCGTCAACCAGATCGCGGCCGGCGAGGTCGTGGAACGCCCCGCGTCGGTGATCAAGGAACTGGTCGAGAACAGTCTCGATGCCGGTGCGCGC contains these protein-coding regions:
- a CDS encoding peptidoglycan DD-metalloendopeptidase family protein, with translation MTVVLLQILLPLALLAWLIVLPADTRSALAAQACGVGAVLLALVALWTFPPWWTPGVYAVIWAAATVVHGLRRRPASAWRSTARTATALALGAVLATLGGAISALALTARATPPVAVVDIPNPLGAGNYLVAHGGSRPLLNAHLKTLDPTVPRFAAWRGQSHAVDLIALDGAGLHMDGWWPTDPARYASFGRPVHAPCSGTIIGTANDLPDNRVPDMDRAHMLGNHVLLQCGPVVIVLAHFRRGTVRVAVDQAVAAGALLGAVGNSGNSSEPHLHVHAQRPGTAAQPIGGEPLALRINGRYPVRNTRLNGGGW
- a CDS encoding DUF899 domain-containing protein; the encoded protein is MTQHTTGTREEWIAARLALLEEEKALTRRSDELARKRQALPRVRVDKAYRFETETGPASLADLFDGRSQLLVYHFMFGPDYTAGCPSCSSIADGFDPIVVHLAHHDVALVAVSRAPLDRLLAYRRRMGWRFPWVSSGGSDFNADFGIWFTEAQQRAGDIAYNYRRERALDWRPGTEDTADAAEARMAAMCGTDVPTFHRDRPGMSTFVLDDGVVHHAYSTYARGLDGLWSMYQWLDRAPLGRNEQDVWWRRRDEYGDD
- a CDS encoding helix-turn-helix domain-containing protein, which produces MDSLINAAARALAEGNPLAALNRVALRDDAAALALRGIAMAQLDELDRARALLRRAARTFAPVEVVQRARCAIAEAEVAFAMRDLSRSGRALIAARSVLDAHGDTANAAHAGILEARRLLLVGRIDEAEAMLGAPPVATLPPATETIRALVAAGIAMRRLRTADARAALDRAETSARSARIPALAAEVGNATRMLRVPAARRWRNGGQRLLNLAEVEALLASGALVVDACRFALRHGGSTIALAGRPVLFTLARALGEAWPDDVPRAALVTRAFRLRLDDESHRARLRVEMGRLRAVLRPFADIRATTPGYVLAPRCAGEVVVLAPPVDEAHAQVLAMLADGRTWSSSALATALGMSQRSVQRSLEALAAAGKVQWLGRGRARRWTLPSVPGFTTTLLLPPTLATD
- a CDS encoding DUF6544 family protein, giving the protein MLIWLPVPLLAAVAALLALRACDARDDRAEWRRLLRCQPADDIPFEPAEILALPEPARRYFTFAIAPGTRLRTVAEIRMGGRFGMGTRFRPGYRAMRAEQVLATPHGFVWRMRNTGLPWLSGSDSGHWTRFRLFGLLPVARLGGTRDHARSAFGRHVAEAVLWCPAALLPRFGARWEATGTDTARITLGAEHLEQAVDITVDGDGRPLSVRFARWSNANPERAWRLQPFGALPDDFREVAGYRLPFRVDAGNQFGTPDYFPFFRAEVRTIRFPEPPGP
- a CDS encoding PQQ-binding-like beta-propeller repeat protein, coding for MKRSSADIIQEHGPFPGVEGVHGLTYDGDSIWFASKRGLTALDPDSGAIRRTLEVTADAGTAYDGRHLFQLADGRIQKLDPETGSVLGTIPAPEGGASGMAWAEGRLWVGQYRARRIHQIDPQTGAILRTIESDRFVTGVTWLDGGLWHGCSDGDEWAIRRIDATSGEVQESLDLPAGTMVSGLESDGVDRFFCGGGGSGKVRVVRRSGAKR
- a CDS encoding oligopeptide/dipeptide ABC transporter ATP-binding protein, giving the protein MSLLSVRGLTKWFGGSRWPYRPPVRAVDGVDLDIARASTMALVGESGCGKSTLGRAILRLQEPTAGEVLLDGRPVTGIGRRALRARRGEMQIVFQDPYASLNPRRSIGQILEEPLRVHARGDRAARRQRVAELLDIVGLRPAMAARYPHEFSGGQRQRVGIARALALSPSFIVADEAVSALDVSVQAQILNLLRGIQTDFGISFLFISHDLAVVRNIADRVAVMYLGRIVEQTDTATLFAAPRHPYTCALLSAVPVPDPETRRSRIVLPGDVPSATAPPPGCPFHPRCPEAFDRCRTETPPLVNAAAPGQPVHLVACHLHPAGGGGGEPR